One segment of Channa argus isolate prfri chromosome 17, Channa argus male v1.0, whole genome shotgun sequence DNA contains the following:
- the ppp1r13bb gene encoding protein phosphatase 1, regulatory subunit 13Bb isoform X1, translating into MKRFVTIMLRGLVSLSKENPIWAKEHHRPPKKEIRRKRRAVKRAKNMGRRNLMILTVYLSDGEQAVTEVPITPETTCRDVVEFCKEPGESGCHLAEVWRGNERAIPFEHMMYEHLQKWGPRKQEVKFFLRHEDSPTESSDQGSQQSQDQTSRRSGNTGEKHSENGVGNQRVELTLSELQEMANRQQQQIEAQQQMLVAKEQRLRYLKQQERRQQQTVSEAEKLQRLKERVDSQEAKLKKIRAMRGQVDYSKVINGNLSAEIEQVSSLFQEKQAELQAAVLRVEQLSLQLEDLRRGKLNGIQTALGGQVTGAAALELRKLYQELQIRNKLNQEQNSKLQQQKELLNKRNMEVTLMDKRISELRERLYKKKTEARQKENLLLNRANGPPSPQPASGTLGRVAAVGPYIQVPVPGRQEGGYTMPPDPLKPQTLGVNNQANHGRTKSDGVRKPPGPWKVSDLDIVVDPVPSSFPESHPGASAGSDGTSPNDTGWPTLSKTSTTLKPPERKDSGTDTQGKSPPSGSPVTPTADKVLDSKVAVSSPAISKPQPPPYGSHLTSANSASSLERRKDAPPPPRPLPNPPAPAWPRVPPSTGSSSQQIQQRISVPPSPTFQPNTPIFPPGLSERLDTPPAVAVRPFFPDRGSRPQSPRKGPPTVNSSSIYHMYLQQAAPKSQPLKPALKAVYGKPVLLSSSTPPSPLPYTQTGGAFPLLQGQPSGEDTLDGEFDDRDCFQHLEPSAPPPSVENIPRPLSPTKLTPMVHSPLRYQSDADLEVLRKKLANAPRPLKKRSSITEPEGPSGPNIQKLLYQRFNTLAGSIEGNGVSGSGGVSGAGNGTPFYQPANPPGYLAGDSVADTDNGNFPSEASLPPPGAEGLDSEAALPSTDANDNEPLPLPPEAMGDPAEQAESEDDNNNNVGTSEALLSRPVPEVSTPEESGTVVSQPVEKRTNLKKPNSERTGHGFRVKFNPLALLLDASLEGEFDLVQRIIYEVENPSTPNDEGITPLHNAVCAGHHHIVKFLLDFGVNVNAADSDGWTPLHCAASCNSVHLCKVLVESGAAIFASTISDVETAADKCEEMEEGYIQCSQFLYGVQEKLGVMNKGTVYALWNYEAQSPDELSFSEGDAITILRRQDDNETEWWWARLEDNEGYVPRNLLGLYPRIKPRQRSLA; encoded by the exons ATGAAGAGGTTTGTGACTATAATGTTGCGTGGCCTTGTTAGCCTCTCCAAGGAAAACCCCATTTGGGCAAAAGAGCACCACCGACCACCGAAGAAGGAGATCAGGAGGAAGCGGAGAGCAGTCAAGAGAGCCAAGAACATGGGCAGACGCAACTTA ATGATTTTGACAGTGTACCTCAGCGATGGCGAACAGGCTGTTACTGAGGTGCCAATCACCCCTGAGACGACATGCCGTGATGTTGTTGAGTTCTGCAAAGAGCCCGGGGAGAGCGGCTGCCACCTGGCTGAGGTCTGGAGAGGCAATG AACGAGCGATTCCTTTCGAGCACATGATGTACGAGCATCTGCAAAAATGGGGGCCTCGGAAACAAGAGGTCAAGTTCTTCCTCCGCCATGAAGATTCACCAACTGAGAGCAGTGATCAAG GAAGTCAACAGTCTCAGGATCAGACGAGTCGCAGGAGTGGAAACACCGGAGAGAAACACAGTGAGAATGGG GTGGGGAATCAACGTGTTGAGCTCACACTGTCAGAGCTTCAGGAGATGGCCAatcggcagcagcagcaaattgAGGCTCAGCAGCAGATGCTTGTTGCAAAG GAGCAACGTTTACGTTACCTGAAGCAGCAGGAGCGACGTCAGCAGCAAACAGTTTCAGAGGCCGAAAAGCTGCAGAGGCTCAAAGAACGTGTGGACAGTCAGGAGGCAAAGCTAAAGAAGATTCGGGCAATGAGAGGCCAGGTGGACTACAGCAAGGTCATAAATGGCAACCTGT CGGCAGAGATTGAGCAAGTTAGCAGCTTGTTCCAAGAGAAGCAGGCAGAGTTACAGGCAGCTGTACTGAGGGTGGAGCAGCTTAGCCTCCAGCTGGAGGACCTGCGAAGAGGAAAGCTCAACGGCATACAGACAGCACTGGGAGGCCAAGTAACCGGTGCTGCAGCCTTAGAGCTGCGTAAACTCTACCAGGAGCTTCAG ATTCGAAACAAACTGAACCAGGAGCAAAACAGCAAGCTGCAGCAACAGAAGGAACTTCTGAACAAGCGCAACATGGAAGTGACACTCATGGACAAGCGCATCAGCGAGCTACGGGAACGCCTctacaagaaaaaaactgagGCACGTCAAAAAGAGAATCTTCTT CTAAATAGAGCAAATGGACCTCCCTCTCCTCAGCCCGCTTCTGGGACCCTGGGCCGTGTTGCAGCTGTTGGACCATACATCCAAGTCCCTGTACCAGGCCGACAGGAAGGAGGCTACACTATGCCACCTGATCCATTGAAGCCCCAGACTTTGGGTGTCAATAATCAAGCCAACCATGGCCGTACCAAGTCAG ACGGTGTGCGAAAGCCTCCTGGCCCTTGGAAGGTGTCTGATTTAGACATCGTTGTGGACCCGGTACCCTCGTCCTTTCCAGAATCACACCCTGGAGCCTCTGCTGGCTCTGACGGCACGTCCC CTAATGACACTGGTTGGCCTACCTTAAGCAAGACCAGCACAACACTAAAGCCTCCTGAGAGAAAAGACTCAGGGACTGATACCCAGGGCAAAAGCCCTCCCTCAGGCTCACCTGTCACTCCAACTGCAGACAag GTGCTAGACTCCAAAGTGGCTGTGTCTTCCCCTGCCATTTCCAAGCCACAGCCACCTCCCTATGGTTCCCACCTTACCTCTGCTAACTCAGCCAGCTCTTTGGAGCGCCGCAAGGatgcacctcctcctcctcgcccACTCCCAAACCCACCAGCTCCTGCTTGGCCCCGTGTCCCCCCCTCCACAGGCTCCTCCTCTCAACAAATCCAACAACGTATCTCAGTACCGCCAAGCCCCACCTTCCAGCCTAATACACCGATTTTCCCTCCTGGGCTGAGCGAGCGACTGGATACCCCGCCAGCTGTGGCGGTGCGCCCATTCTTCCCAGACAGAGGATCACGTCCTCAGTCGCCCCGTAAAGGACCACCTACAGTGAACTCCAGCTCCATCTATCACATGTACCTCCAGCAGGCAGCGCCAAAGAGCCAACCACTTAAGCCTGCCCTCAAAGCAG TATATGGGAAGCCTGTTCTTCTCTCTAGCTCAACACCCCCTTCGCCTCTGCCATACACCCAGACGGGAGGAGCCTTCCCATTGCTCCAAGGCCAGCCCAGTGGGGAGGACACTTTGGACGGAGAATTTGATGATCGTGATTGTTTCCAGCACCTGGAGCCATCAGCACCTCCTCCAAGCGTGGAGAATATCCCACGACCACTCAGTCCTACTAAGCTCACGCCCATGGTACACTCCCCACTCCGCTACCAAAGTGACGCCGATCTTGAGGTGCTCCGTAAAAAGCTGGCCAATGCTCCCAGACCCCTCAAGAAGCGTAGCTCCATAACAGAACCAGAAGGCCCCAGTGGACCCAACATCCAGAAACTGCTCTACCAGAGGTTCAACACTTTAGCAGGAAGCATAGAGGGAAATGGAGTCAGTGGGTCAGGAGGTGTCAGCGGTGCAGGTAATGGAACACCTTTTTATCAGCCAGCTAATCCTCCTGGATATCTAGCAGGTGACTCTGTGGCTGACACGGACAATGGGAACTTCCCCTCTGAGGCATCACTACCACCACCAGGGGCAGAGGGGCTGGATTCTGAGGCTGCACTTCCATCTACTGACGCAAATGACAATGAGCCACTGCCCTTGCCACCAGAAGCGATGGGAGACCCTGCTGAACAGGCAGAATCCGAggacgacaacaacaacaatgttgGAACCTCTGAAGCGTTGCTATCCAGACCTGTGCCAGAGGTCTCCACTCCAGAAGAGAGTGGCACAGTGGTCTCACAACCAGTG GAGAAGCGCACAAACCTAAAGAAGCCAAACTCTGAGCGTACTGGTCATGGCTTTAGAGTGAAGTTCAACCCTCTGGCCCTTCTGTTGGATGCTTCATTGGAGGGAGAGTTTGATCTTGTCCAGAGGATCATCTATGag GTGGAGAATCCTAGCACTCCCAACGATGAAGGCATCACCCCCCTGCACAATGCAGTGTGTGCCGGGCAtcaccacatagtcaagttctTGCTGGATTTTGGTGTGAACGTCAATGCTGCAGACAGCGATGGATG GACTCCACTTCACTGTGCCGCTTCCTGTAACAGTGTTCATCTGTGCAAAGTATTGGTTGAGTCAGGAGCAGCCATCTTTGCCAGCACAATTAGTGATGTGGAGACTGCTGCAGATAAGTGTGAAGAAATGGAGGAGGGTTATATTCAGTGTTCCCAGTTTCTATATG GTGTTCAGGAGAAATTGGGTGTCATGAACAAGGGGACAGTGTATGCGCTGTGGAATTATGAAGCTCAGAGCCCGGATGAGCTGTCGTTCAGCGAAGGGGATGCCATTACCATTCTGCGACGCCAGGACGACAATGAAACCGAGTGGTGGTGGGCACGACTTGAAGACAACGAGGGCTATGTGCCCCGGAATCTGCTTGGG ctCTATCCTAGGATCAAGCCACGTCAGCGCTCCTTGGCGTAG
- the ppp1r13bb gene encoding protein phosphatase 1, regulatory subunit 13Bb isoform X3 has translation MKRFVTIMLRGLVSLSKENPIWAKEHHRPPKKEIRRKRRAVKRAKNMGRRNLMILTVYLSDGEQAVTEVPITPETTCRDVVEFCKEPGESGCHLAEVWRGNERAIPFEHMMYEHLQKWGPRKQEVKFFLRHEDSPTESSDQGSQQSQDQTSRRSGNTGEKHSENGVGNQRVELTLSELQEMANRQQQQIEAQQQMLVAKEQRLRYLKQQERRQQQTVSEAEKLQRLKERVDSQEAKLKKIRAMRGQVDYSKVINGNLSAEIEQVSSLFQEKQAELQAAVLRVEQLSLQLEDLRRGKLNGIQTALGGQVTGAAALELRKLYQELQIRNKLNQEQNSKLQQQKELLNKRNMEVTLMDKRISELRERLYKKKTEARQKENLLPASGTLGRVAAVGPYIQVPVPGRQEGGYTMPPDPLKPQTLGVNNQANHGRTKSDGVRKPPGPWKVSDLDIVVDPVPSSFPESHPGASAGSDGTSPNDTGWPTLSKTSTTLKPPERKDSGTDTQGKSPPSGSPVTPTADKVLDSKVAVSSPAISKPQPPPYGSHLTSANSASSLERRKDAPPPPRPLPNPPAPAWPRVPPSTGSSSQQIQQRISVPPSPTFQPNTPIFPPGLSERLDTPPAVAVRPFFPDRGSRPQSPRKGPPTVNSSSIYHMYLQQAAPKSQPLKPALKAVYGKPVLLSSSTPPSPLPYTQTGGAFPLLQGQPSGEDTLDGEFDDRDCFQHLEPSAPPPSVENIPRPLSPTKLTPMVHSPLRYQSDADLEVLRKKLANAPRPLKKRSSITEPEGPSGPNIQKLLYQRFNTLAGSIEGNGVSGSGGVSGAGNGTPFYQPANPPGYLAGDSVADTDNGNFPSEASLPPPGAEGLDSEAALPSTDANDNEPLPLPPEAMGDPAEQAESEDDNNNNVGTSEALLSRPVPEVSTPEESGTVVSQPVEKRTNLKKPNSERTGHGFRVKFNPLALLLDASLEGEFDLVQRIIYEVENPSTPNDEGITPLHNAVCAGHHHIVKFLLDFGVNVNAADSDGWTPLHCAASCNSVHLCKVLVESGAAIFASTISDVETAADKCEEMEEGYIQCSQFLYGVQEKLGVMNKGTVYALWNYEAQSPDELSFSEGDAITILRRQDDNETEWWWARLEDNEGYVPRNLLGLYPRIKPRQRSLA, from the exons ATGAAGAGGTTTGTGACTATAATGTTGCGTGGCCTTGTTAGCCTCTCCAAGGAAAACCCCATTTGGGCAAAAGAGCACCACCGACCACCGAAGAAGGAGATCAGGAGGAAGCGGAGAGCAGTCAAGAGAGCCAAGAACATGGGCAGACGCAACTTA ATGATTTTGACAGTGTACCTCAGCGATGGCGAACAGGCTGTTACTGAGGTGCCAATCACCCCTGAGACGACATGCCGTGATGTTGTTGAGTTCTGCAAAGAGCCCGGGGAGAGCGGCTGCCACCTGGCTGAGGTCTGGAGAGGCAATG AACGAGCGATTCCTTTCGAGCACATGATGTACGAGCATCTGCAAAAATGGGGGCCTCGGAAACAAGAGGTCAAGTTCTTCCTCCGCCATGAAGATTCACCAACTGAGAGCAGTGATCAAG GAAGTCAACAGTCTCAGGATCAGACGAGTCGCAGGAGTGGAAACACCGGAGAGAAACACAGTGAGAATGGG GTGGGGAATCAACGTGTTGAGCTCACACTGTCAGAGCTTCAGGAGATGGCCAatcggcagcagcagcaaattgAGGCTCAGCAGCAGATGCTTGTTGCAAAG GAGCAACGTTTACGTTACCTGAAGCAGCAGGAGCGACGTCAGCAGCAAACAGTTTCAGAGGCCGAAAAGCTGCAGAGGCTCAAAGAACGTGTGGACAGTCAGGAGGCAAAGCTAAAGAAGATTCGGGCAATGAGAGGCCAGGTGGACTACAGCAAGGTCATAAATGGCAACCTGT CGGCAGAGATTGAGCAAGTTAGCAGCTTGTTCCAAGAGAAGCAGGCAGAGTTACAGGCAGCTGTACTGAGGGTGGAGCAGCTTAGCCTCCAGCTGGAGGACCTGCGAAGAGGAAAGCTCAACGGCATACAGACAGCACTGGGAGGCCAAGTAACCGGTGCTGCAGCCTTAGAGCTGCGTAAACTCTACCAGGAGCTTCAG ATTCGAAACAAACTGAACCAGGAGCAAAACAGCAAGCTGCAGCAACAGAAGGAACTTCTGAACAAGCGCAACATGGAAGTGACACTCATGGACAAGCGCATCAGCGAGCTACGGGAACGCCTctacaagaaaaaaactgagGCACGTCAAAAAGAGAATCTTCTT CCCGCTTCTGGGACCCTGGGCCGTGTTGCAGCTGTTGGACCATACATCCAAGTCCCTGTACCAGGCCGACAGGAAGGAGGCTACACTATGCCACCTGATCCATTGAAGCCCCAGACTTTGGGTGTCAATAATCAAGCCAACCATGGCCGTACCAAGTCAG ACGGTGTGCGAAAGCCTCCTGGCCCTTGGAAGGTGTCTGATTTAGACATCGTTGTGGACCCGGTACCCTCGTCCTTTCCAGAATCACACCCTGGAGCCTCTGCTGGCTCTGACGGCACGTCCC CTAATGACACTGGTTGGCCTACCTTAAGCAAGACCAGCACAACACTAAAGCCTCCTGAGAGAAAAGACTCAGGGACTGATACCCAGGGCAAAAGCCCTCCCTCAGGCTCACCTGTCACTCCAACTGCAGACAag GTGCTAGACTCCAAAGTGGCTGTGTCTTCCCCTGCCATTTCCAAGCCACAGCCACCTCCCTATGGTTCCCACCTTACCTCTGCTAACTCAGCCAGCTCTTTGGAGCGCCGCAAGGatgcacctcctcctcctcgcccACTCCCAAACCCACCAGCTCCTGCTTGGCCCCGTGTCCCCCCCTCCACAGGCTCCTCCTCTCAACAAATCCAACAACGTATCTCAGTACCGCCAAGCCCCACCTTCCAGCCTAATACACCGATTTTCCCTCCTGGGCTGAGCGAGCGACTGGATACCCCGCCAGCTGTGGCGGTGCGCCCATTCTTCCCAGACAGAGGATCACGTCCTCAGTCGCCCCGTAAAGGACCACCTACAGTGAACTCCAGCTCCATCTATCACATGTACCTCCAGCAGGCAGCGCCAAAGAGCCAACCACTTAAGCCTGCCCTCAAAGCAG TATATGGGAAGCCTGTTCTTCTCTCTAGCTCAACACCCCCTTCGCCTCTGCCATACACCCAGACGGGAGGAGCCTTCCCATTGCTCCAAGGCCAGCCCAGTGGGGAGGACACTTTGGACGGAGAATTTGATGATCGTGATTGTTTCCAGCACCTGGAGCCATCAGCACCTCCTCCAAGCGTGGAGAATATCCCACGACCACTCAGTCCTACTAAGCTCACGCCCATGGTACACTCCCCACTCCGCTACCAAAGTGACGCCGATCTTGAGGTGCTCCGTAAAAAGCTGGCCAATGCTCCCAGACCCCTCAAGAAGCGTAGCTCCATAACAGAACCAGAAGGCCCCAGTGGACCCAACATCCAGAAACTGCTCTACCAGAGGTTCAACACTTTAGCAGGAAGCATAGAGGGAAATGGAGTCAGTGGGTCAGGAGGTGTCAGCGGTGCAGGTAATGGAACACCTTTTTATCAGCCAGCTAATCCTCCTGGATATCTAGCAGGTGACTCTGTGGCTGACACGGACAATGGGAACTTCCCCTCTGAGGCATCACTACCACCACCAGGGGCAGAGGGGCTGGATTCTGAGGCTGCACTTCCATCTACTGACGCAAATGACAATGAGCCACTGCCCTTGCCACCAGAAGCGATGGGAGACCCTGCTGAACAGGCAGAATCCGAggacgacaacaacaacaatgttgGAACCTCTGAAGCGTTGCTATCCAGACCTGTGCCAGAGGTCTCCACTCCAGAAGAGAGTGGCACAGTGGTCTCACAACCAGTG GAGAAGCGCACAAACCTAAAGAAGCCAAACTCTGAGCGTACTGGTCATGGCTTTAGAGTGAAGTTCAACCCTCTGGCCCTTCTGTTGGATGCTTCATTGGAGGGAGAGTTTGATCTTGTCCAGAGGATCATCTATGag GTGGAGAATCCTAGCACTCCCAACGATGAAGGCATCACCCCCCTGCACAATGCAGTGTGTGCCGGGCAtcaccacatagtcaagttctTGCTGGATTTTGGTGTGAACGTCAATGCTGCAGACAGCGATGGATG GACTCCACTTCACTGTGCCGCTTCCTGTAACAGTGTTCATCTGTGCAAAGTATTGGTTGAGTCAGGAGCAGCCATCTTTGCCAGCACAATTAGTGATGTGGAGACTGCTGCAGATAAGTGTGAAGAAATGGAGGAGGGTTATATTCAGTGTTCCCAGTTTCTATATG GTGTTCAGGAGAAATTGGGTGTCATGAACAAGGGGACAGTGTATGCGCTGTGGAATTATGAAGCTCAGAGCCCGGATGAGCTGTCGTTCAGCGAAGGGGATGCCATTACCATTCTGCGACGCCAGGACGACAATGAAACCGAGTGGTGGTGGGCACGACTTGAAGACAACGAGGGCTATGTGCCCCGGAATCTGCTTGGG ctCTATCCTAGGATCAAGCCACGTCAGCGCTCCTTGGCGTAG
- the ppp1r13bb gene encoding protein phosphatase 1, regulatory subunit 13Bb isoform X2: protein MKRFVTIMLRGLVSLSKENPIWAKEHHRPPKKEIRRKRRAVKRAKNMGRRNLMILTVYLSDGEQAVTEVPITPETTCRDVVEFCKEPGESGCHLAEVWRGNERAIPFEHMMYEHLQKWGPRKQEVKFFLRHEDSPTESSDQGSQQSQDQTSRRSGNTGEKHSENGVGNQRVELTLSELQEMANRQQQQIEAQQQMLVAKEQRLRYLKQQERRQQQTVSEAEKLQRLKERVDSQEAKLKKIRAMRGQVDYSKVINGNLSAEIEQVSSLFQEKQAELQAAVLRVEQLSLQLEDLRRGKLNGIQTALGGQVTGAAALELRKLYQELQIRNKLNQEQNSKLQQQKELLNKRNMEVTLMDKRISELRERLYKKKTELNRANGPPSPQPASGTLGRVAAVGPYIQVPVPGRQEGGYTMPPDPLKPQTLGVNNQANHGRTKSDGVRKPPGPWKVSDLDIVVDPVPSSFPESHPGASAGSDGTSPNDTGWPTLSKTSTTLKPPERKDSGTDTQGKSPPSGSPVTPTADKVLDSKVAVSSPAISKPQPPPYGSHLTSANSASSLERRKDAPPPPRPLPNPPAPAWPRVPPSTGSSSQQIQQRISVPPSPTFQPNTPIFPPGLSERLDTPPAVAVRPFFPDRGSRPQSPRKGPPTVNSSSIYHMYLQQAAPKSQPLKPALKAVYGKPVLLSSSTPPSPLPYTQTGGAFPLLQGQPSGEDTLDGEFDDRDCFQHLEPSAPPPSVENIPRPLSPTKLTPMVHSPLRYQSDADLEVLRKKLANAPRPLKKRSSITEPEGPSGPNIQKLLYQRFNTLAGSIEGNGVSGSGGVSGAGNGTPFYQPANPPGYLAGDSVADTDNGNFPSEASLPPPGAEGLDSEAALPSTDANDNEPLPLPPEAMGDPAEQAESEDDNNNNVGTSEALLSRPVPEVSTPEESGTVVSQPVEKRTNLKKPNSERTGHGFRVKFNPLALLLDASLEGEFDLVQRIIYEVENPSTPNDEGITPLHNAVCAGHHHIVKFLLDFGVNVNAADSDGWTPLHCAASCNSVHLCKVLVESGAAIFASTISDVETAADKCEEMEEGYIQCSQFLYGVQEKLGVMNKGTVYALWNYEAQSPDELSFSEGDAITILRRQDDNETEWWWARLEDNEGYVPRNLLGLYPRIKPRQRSLA from the exons ATGAAGAGGTTTGTGACTATAATGTTGCGTGGCCTTGTTAGCCTCTCCAAGGAAAACCCCATTTGGGCAAAAGAGCACCACCGACCACCGAAGAAGGAGATCAGGAGGAAGCGGAGAGCAGTCAAGAGAGCCAAGAACATGGGCAGACGCAACTTA ATGATTTTGACAGTGTACCTCAGCGATGGCGAACAGGCTGTTACTGAGGTGCCAATCACCCCTGAGACGACATGCCGTGATGTTGTTGAGTTCTGCAAAGAGCCCGGGGAGAGCGGCTGCCACCTGGCTGAGGTCTGGAGAGGCAATG AACGAGCGATTCCTTTCGAGCACATGATGTACGAGCATCTGCAAAAATGGGGGCCTCGGAAACAAGAGGTCAAGTTCTTCCTCCGCCATGAAGATTCACCAACTGAGAGCAGTGATCAAG GAAGTCAACAGTCTCAGGATCAGACGAGTCGCAGGAGTGGAAACACCGGAGAGAAACACAGTGAGAATGGG GTGGGGAATCAACGTGTTGAGCTCACACTGTCAGAGCTTCAGGAGATGGCCAatcggcagcagcagcaaattgAGGCTCAGCAGCAGATGCTTGTTGCAAAG GAGCAACGTTTACGTTACCTGAAGCAGCAGGAGCGACGTCAGCAGCAAACAGTTTCAGAGGCCGAAAAGCTGCAGAGGCTCAAAGAACGTGTGGACAGTCAGGAGGCAAAGCTAAAGAAGATTCGGGCAATGAGAGGCCAGGTGGACTACAGCAAGGTCATAAATGGCAACCTGT CGGCAGAGATTGAGCAAGTTAGCAGCTTGTTCCAAGAGAAGCAGGCAGAGTTACAGGCAGCTGTACTGAGGGTGGAGCAGCTTAGCCTCCAGCTGGAGGACCTGCGAAGAGGAAAGCTCAACGGCATACAGACAGCACTGGGAGGCCAAGTAACCGGTGCTGCAGCCTTAGAGCTGCGTAAACTCTACCAGGAGCTTCAG ATTCGAAACAAACTGAACCAGGAGCAAAACAGCAAGCTGCAGCAACAGAAGGAACTTCTGAACAAGCGCAACATGGAAGTGACACTCATGGACAAGCGCATCAGCGAGCTACGGGAACGCCTctacaagaaaaaaactgag CTAAATAGAGCAAATGGACCTCCCTCTCCTCAGCCCGCTTCTGGGACCCTGGGCCGTGTTGCAGCTGTTGGACCATACATCCAAGTCCCTGTACCAGGCCGACAGGAAGGAGGCTACACTATGCCACCTGATCCATTGAAGCCCCAGACTTTGGGTGTCAATAATCAAGCCAACCATGGCCGTACCAAGTCAG ACGGTGTGCGAAAGCCTCCTGGCCCTTGGAAGGTGTCTGATTTAGACATCGTTGTGGACCCGGTACCCTCGTCCTTTCCAGAATCACACCCTGGAGCCTCTGCTGGCTCTGACGGCACGTCCC CTAATGACACTGGTTGGCCTACCTTAAGCAAGACCAGCACAACACTAAAGCCTCCTGAGAGAAAAGACTCAGGGACTGATACCCAGGGCAAAAGCCCTCCCTCAGGCTCACCTGTCACTCCAACTGCAGACAag GTGCTAGACTCCAAAGTGGCTGTGTCTTCCCCTGCCATTTCCAAGCCACAGCCACCTCCCTATGGTTCCCACCTTACCTCTGCTAACTCAGCCAGCTCTTTGGAGCGCCGCAAGGatgcacctcctcctcctcgcccACTCCCAAACCCACCAGCTCCTGCTTGGCCCCGTGTCCCCCCCTCCACAGGCTCCTCCTCTCAACAAATCCAACAACGTATCTCAGTACCGCCAAGCCCCACCTTCCAGCCTAATACACCGATTTTCCCTCCTGGGCTGAGCGAGCGACTGGATACCCCGCCAGCTGTGGCGGTGCGCCCATTCTTCCCAGACAGAGGATCACGTCCTCAGTCGCCCCGTAAAGGACCACCTACAGTGAACTCCAGCTCCATCTATCACATGTACCTCCAGCAGGCAGCGCCAAAGAGCCAACCACTTAAGCCTGCCCTCAAAGCAG TATATGGGAAGCCTGTTCTTCTCTCTAGCTCAACACCCCCTTCGCCTCTGCCATACACCCAGACGGGAGGAGCCTTCCCATTGCTCCAAGGCCAGCCCAGTGGGGAGGACACTTTGGACGGAGAATTTGATGATCGTGATTGTTTCCAGCACCTGGAGCCATCAGCACCTCCTCCAAGCGTGGAGAATATCCCACGACCACTCAGTCCTACTAAGCTCACGCCCATGGTACACTCCCCACTCCGCTACCAAAGTGACGCCGATCTTGAGGTGCTCCGTAAAAAGCTGGCCAATGCTCCCAGACCCCTCAAGAAGCGTAGCTCCATAACAGAACCAGAAGGCCCCAGTGGACCCAACATCCAGAAACTGCTCTACCAGAGGTTCAACACTTTAGCAGGAAGCATAGAGGGAAATGGAGTCAGTGGGTCAGGAGGTGTCAGCGGTGCAGGTAATGGAACACCTTTTTATCAGCCAGCTAATCCTCCTGGATATCTAGCAGGTGACTCTGTGGCTGACACGGACAATGGGAACTTCCCCTCTGAGGCATCACTACCACCACCAGGGGCAGAGGGGCTGGATTCTGAGGCTGCACTTCCATCTACTGACGCAAATGACAATGAGCCACTGCCCTTGCCACCAGAAGCGATGGGAGACCCTGCTGAACAGGCAGAATCCGAggacgacaacaacaacaatgttgGAACCTCTGAAGCGTTGCTATCCAGACCTGTGCCAGAGGTCTCCACTCCAGAAGAGAGTGGCACAGTGGTCTCACAACCAGTG GAGAAGCGCACAAACCTAAAGAAGCCAAACTCTGAGCGTACTGGTCATGGCTTTAGAGTGAAGTTCAACCCTCTGGCCCTTCTGTTGGATGCTTCATTGGAGGGAGAGTTTGATCTTGTCCAGAGGATCATCTATGag GTGGAGAATCCTAGCACTCCCAACGATGAAGGCATCACCCCCCTGCACAATGCAGTGTGTGCCGGGCAtcaccacatagtcaagttctTGCTGGATTTTGGTGTGAACGTCAATGCTGCAGACAGCGATGGATG GACTCCACTTCACTGTGCCGCTTCCTGTAACAGTGTTCATCTGTGCAAAGTATTGGTTGAGTCAGGAGCAGCCATCTTTGCCAGCACAATTAGTGATGTGGAGACTGCTGCAGATAAGTGTGAAGAAATGGAGGAGGGTTATATTCAGTGTTCCCAGTTTCTATATG GTGTTCAGGAGAAATTGGGTGTCATGAACAAGGGGACAGTGTATGCGCTGTGGAATTATGAAGCTCAGAGCCCGGATGAGCTGTCGTTCAGCGAAGGGGATGCCATTACCATTCTGCGACGCCAGGACGACAATGAAACCGAGTGGTGGTGGGCACGACTTGAAGACAACGAGGGCTATGTGCCCCGGAATCTGCTTGGG ctCTATCCTAGGATCAAGCCACGTCAGCGCTCCTTGGCGTAG